The candidate division KSB1 bacterium sequence CAACACCGCAACGGGGCTGCTGCCATCATTGGACACATCGATCATGAATGCTTCAAATACAAGAAAAATAATGAGGAGGGTTTTATGAGGAATGCTTCCCGACGCTGGCTGCCCGCCTTGTCGGTTGCCATTTTGTGTGCCGGCCAATGGGCCTGCGGCCCGAAGGCCATCAAGAAGGAGTCGGTGCTGGATACGCCCGAGAATCATTTCAGCATCGGCATGCGCCGGCTGGACAGTGGCAATCTTGCGGAGGCCAGACAGGCTTTCACGCGCGCCAAGCAGCTCGATCCCAAATACGCCGAGGCCGACGCCGGCCTGGGGTTGGTTTATGCCTATGAAGGCAATTTCGATCTGGCGATGAAGTCGGTCGATGAGGCGCTCGGCAAGAATGACAAGTCCGTTGAAGCGCGCATCATCAAGGGCCGCATCATCACGATGCGGGTGGCCGGCTTGCAGAATGATCCCGAAAAGAATCAGGAAAAGATCAACGACTGGACCAGGGACGCGGTGGAGGAATTCGACCGCGTGCTGAAATTGAATCCCAACAGCGACAAGGCGCACTTCTACAAGGGCGAGGCCTACAAAACCGCTTATCAATTCGGCCCTGCCGCCGAAGCCTACAGCAGGGCCATTGCGCTGAAGGGCGAATACGCCGGCCGTGCGGATGCAGAATATGCCACCATGCAGAAGATTCAGCGCGCGGCACCCGGCACCAAAATCGGCATGAAGATCGCCCTGATTCCGGAAATCGACCGCGCGGACCTGGCGGTGTTGCTGCTGGAGGAATTGAAGCTCGAAGAAGTTTTCAAGAAGAAACAGCAGCCCACGTATGACACCGGCTTCAAGGCACCCACCGATCCGACCAAGATGGAGCAGCCCACGGTGGCAGCCCTGCCGGCGGTGACCGATGTGGCGAATCATTGGGCGCGGAACTGGATCCAGGACATCGTGCGCATCGGCGGGATGGAAGTCTTCCCGGATCACACCTTCCAGCCGGACGTGAAGATCACGCGCGCCAACTACGCCCAGACCATGCAGGCCATCCTGATCGCGGTGACCGGCGATCAATCGCTGAAGACCAAGTATATTGGCGGCCAGTCGCGCTTTCCGGACATGCGCAGCGACCACTTCGCATACAATGCCGCGGCGTTGATGGCGGAGCGCGGCATCATGAGTGCGGACAAGATCACCGGCGCGTTCAATCCCGAGGGTCACATCTCCGGCGCGGATGCGCTGCTGGTGATCCGCGATTTTCAAAATGCCCTGCGCCTGACCTTCTGATTGACGGCGCGTGCAGCACCGAAAACCTCGGCGGGAAGGGAAGCTCGGCCTGGCATTGCCGGCGGGATTTGCTTTCAACCGGGGTTTTCTGCTGTTATCAGCAGCCTGCGGAACCGGCTGAGGCTTTTCCGCTGGGGCGGGTGAAACGAGCCGCCGTGACTCAGCAAGCGGCGCATGCGAACCTTTTTTCGAGCAAAGGGAACAACTGTGGCCACACAAAACCGGATGGGCAAAGCGCTGGTGGCGCTCGCGCTGGCGGGCGTCGCGCTGACGGCCTGGCCGCGGGCGACGAAGGCACAAACCGCCGAAATCACCGTGGTCGGCCTGGGCGCGGTACTGGCGGGCGACATGGCGGCGGCGCGCGACAAAGCGATTGACGACGCCATGCGCAAGGCAGTGCAGCAGGCACTCGGCACCAACATCAAGTCGGAAACGCTGGTGCAGAATTATCAAATGGTCGAAGACCGCATCCTGGCGTGGTCGGCGGGTTATGTCAGCAAATACGAAATTCTGCGCGAAGGAGCCGGCAAGTACGACACCTATGAAGTCGAGATGCGCGCCACTGTCAATCTCAGCGATCTGAAGAATGACGACAGCGCGCTGGCGGAGCTGTTGCAGAAGGAGAATCCGCGCGTGATGGTGATGATTGCCGAGCAAAACATCGGGGAGAGCGACCGCTGGTACTATTTTCAGGTTGACATGACGGCGGCCGAGACCGCGATCATCGAGGCCTTCCGCAACAAAGGTTTCGAAGTCGTCGATCCGGCGCAGGCCAAGGAAAACCAGAACCGCGATCAGGTGCTGGCGGCGATCGAGGGCGATGCGCGCATGGCGGCGGCCATCGCCACCGCGCAACAGGCGGAGCTGATCATCACCGGCAAGGCGGTGGCCACCGTGGCGAAAACCACGGTGAATCTCGGCGGCATGAAATCCTGCCAGGCCAACCTCACGGCGCGGGTGGTGCGCGCCGGCGATGCCCGCATTATCGCCACCGCCAGCGACAATGCCGCGGTGCCCCACATCGATGAAGTCACCGGCGGCACCAAGGCCATCGAAAAGGCCGCCAAAAAAGTCAGCGAAACCCTGCTGGCCAAGGTGGTCGCCGAGGCGCAGAAGAATTTCTACAACGAAAACAACGTGAGCGTGCAGGTGCAGGGGCATCAGAACTACAGCGAGCTGCAGCAGTTCATCAGCACCCTGAAGCTCAACCTGCGCGGTTTGCGCAACGTCTATGAGCGCAACGCCGCGGGCGGGGTGGCCATGCTCGATGTCAAGATACTCGGTACGGCCGCGCAGCTTGCCCGCGAGCTGGCCCACAAGGACCTTTCGCCTTTTGCCGTCAATGTCGTGAAAGTCATGCCGAACCGGATCGACGTGAGGATCAAGCAGCAGGTGCAGACTGGCGAACCGGCGGGAGTGGTGTCGGATTCATTGCATGATTGATCATTGCGCAGCAGGGCCGGGGGATTGAGGGGAGTGGCCCGAGGGGCGGCGCTGAGCCGGTGACCGGGCCGACAGTACGGCTGCAGGCGCAAGGAAGCAATTCCCGCAAAACCAAAATCCATGGAGTCATCATGAACATGCAAACAATGAGGCGAACCGGCGTGCTGCTTCTTGCGGTGCTGGCAGTGGCCCTCACGACCGCCGGCGCGCAGGAGAAAACCGGCGGCAAGAAACGTGTGGCGGTTTTCGCATTCGAAGACAAAACCGATCATCGTCATCATTGGTACTGGTGGACCGGCCAGTCGGTGGGTGAAGGCATGAGCGACATGCTGATCACCACCCTGGTAAAAAGCGGAAAGTACCGGGTGATGGAACGCACCCAAATGGACAAACTGCTGCAGGAGCAGGGGCTGGGCATGTCGGGCGTGGTCACGCCGCAGTCCGCGGCCCAGGCCGGCAAGATGCTGGGCGTGGAGATCGCGATCATCGGCGCGGTCACGGAATTCGGCTACAAGAAAATGTCGACCGGTGGTGCCTTGAAGAAGATCGGCATCGGTGCGAGTGTGGGCAAACAAAGTGCAGTGGTCGCCGTGGATGTCCGCTTCGTTGATGTCAACAGCGGCGAAATCATCAAAGCGGAAAACGTGCGCAAGGAAAAATCCAAGGCTGACATCGGCGTGGACGTGCCCGATCTGCGCTTCGAAAGCGAGACCCAATTCGATCAGTCGCTGGTGGGCAAGGCCACGCGCGAGGCCATCGAAGAGATCGTCAAGCTGCTCGGCCAGCAGGGCGGCGGGGCGTGGTCGGCGAAAATCGTGACGGTGAAGGACGGGCAGATCATCATCAATTCCGGCAGGGAAAACGGCGTCAATATTGGCGATGTCTTCGTGGTGGTGCGGCCCGGGGAAGAGTTGATCGATCCGGACACCGGCGAGTCGCTGGGCGCCTCCGAGGAGACCATCGGCGAGATCAAAGTGACCGACAACAACTTCGGCGGCAAGGGCCGGGCGTCAGCCTGCATGACGGTGAAGGGCAGCGGCTTTGCCGCCGGCGATCTCGTCAAGGAAAAAGGCAAAAACAAAGACTGACGCAGTGCCATAGTTGGGTTGCGGGCCGGTTGTCGCCGGCCTGCCCGACCTGACTCCGGACGGGAGAGGGAGGCAAAGTCATTCACAGCTTCGCAAACCAACATCACCCAAGGAGAGCCTCTCATGCTACGGACACGTTCCGCCACTTTTATCACCCCCTTCCTGCTTCTCCCCGCCCTCGCCTGGTGCGCCCTTCCGGGAGTGAAACACAGCACGGTGACCACCATGAAATTTCACGGTTTCCTGGGCACGGTGATGAAAATGGCCGGTGCGGACCAGCCGCACAGCAGCACCACCTACGTACAGGGTCACCAATACTGCTCCGAAGACCGGGATGAGAAAGGCGCCCTCACGCGCGCCACCATCATTGACCTCGATCGCGAGGTGTACATCTCCATCGACCACAAGAAAAAAGAGTACAGCGAGATGACCTTCGCGCAATTCAAGGAGATGATGCGCAAGTTGCAAAGCCAGCTCGGCACTCCGGCGCAGGAGGGCGGGCAGCAACCCGCGGACGTCAAAGTCGAGTTCGACGTGAAAGTCAACCGCACTGGTGAGACCAAAACCATCGCCGGCTTCCACACCGAGAAAGTCGTTCTCACGCTGACTGCGACCGGTGAGAAAGCCGCCACCGCAACCGAACAAGGCGGCTCCGGCAGGATGGTGGTAACCTCGACGATGTGGCTGACCAGGGACGCCAGCGGCCACGAGGAGCAGATGGCGTTTTGGCGCTTGTTCAGTGAGAAGATGGGCATGAACATGAGCGACGGCCAGAATATGCTGGCCAGTTTGCAGGCTGTCAACCCGCAGCTTGCCAAGGCCATCGCCAAGCTCAAAGAAGAGAGCCGCAAGATGCAGGGGTTTGCGGTTTTGGTGGAGAGCAAGTTCGAGACCCAGGCGCAAACCGGCACGCCGGCGGCCGGCGCGAAAAAGGCACCGCCCGCCGGAGGCGGCTTGCTCGGCGGGTTGGGCAAATTCATGAAGCAGCCGGGTTCCGACGAGGCGGGCGGCGTGCTGTACGAAACCACGGTCGAAACCACCGCCTACGAAAACGGCAATTACCCCGCGACGCTGTTCACCGTGCCCGCCGGTTACAAGGCGGTCAAGCCGTCCATGCCGCGCTGACTCACCCGCTCAGGCCAGACATCATGCGACGACAACTGCGATTCTCAATATTTGCCCTGGCAACCGCGCTGTTGGCAAGTGGCAGTGCCCGCCTGCCGGTGCCGGAAAGCATCGGCACCATCAGTTTCATCCTGGGCAGACCGGAGGAAGTGACGGTGTTGCGGCGCCAGAGCAGCAAATGGCAGCCGGCGCAGCTCAAGATGCCGTTGCAATCCGGGGATCAGATTCAAACGGCGGCGGAGGCCCGCTGCGAAGTGAAACTTCATGACGGCAGCCTGGTGCGCCTTGGGGAGCGGTCACATTTTG is a genomic window containing:
- a CDS encoding S-layer homology domain-containing protein: MRNASRRWLPALSVAILCAGQWACGPKAIKKESVLDTPENHFSIGMRRLDSGNLAEARQAFTRAKQLDPKYAEADAGLGLVYAYEGNFDLAMKSVDEALGKNDKSVEARIIKGRIITMRVAGLQNDPEKNQEKINDWTRDAVEEFDRVLKLNPNSDKAHFYKGEAYKTAYQFGPAAEAYSRAIALKGEYAGRADAEYATMQKIQRAAPGTKIGMKIALIPEIDRADLAVLLLEELKLEEVFKKKQQPTYDTGFKAPTDPTKMEQPTVAALPAVTDVANHWARNWIQDIVRIGGMEVFPDHTFQPDVKITRANYAQTMQAILIAVTGDQSLKTKYIGGQSRFPDMRSDHFAYNAAALMAERGIMSADKITGAFNPEGHISGADALLVIRDFQNALRLTF